In Halopseudomonas nanhaiensis, a single window of DNA contains:
- a CDS encoding NAD(P)/FAD-dependent oxidoreductase, with product MYFPNAHAQPDSPATDADCVIVGGGPAGLTAALYLARFRRRCLLLDAGLSRASYIPNSHNYPGFPPGIAGVDLLARLRVQAQEYGARLVEGWVDSIERHPGGFAVRYADRVMITRRVILACGIEDELPDMPGVHNAIRRGIVRLCSICDGYEVSGENVAVYGEAENAISHAVFLRTFTDRVTVIVHGQADACEQASSLAAHYGIRVVPDHVDGMQLTEDDRIEVITRKGDRIIFDMVYPSLGSRVRSTLAQQLGARCDHAGSLLVDDHQQTSIEGLYAIGDLVKGLKQMSVATGHAAIAATAAHNSLEANPWGGSRWAEGGTD from the coding sequence ATGTATTTTCCGAATGCGCATGCACAGCCCGACTCGCCAGCGACCGATGCTGATTGCGTGATCGTCGGCGGCGGGCCGGCGGGCCTGACCGCAGCGCTGTACCTCGCGCGCTTCCGCCGACGCTGTCTGCTCCTCGATGCGGGTCTGAGTCGAGCGTCATACATCCCGAACTCGCACAACTATCCAGGCTTCCCCCCGGGCATCGCCGGGGTGGACCTGCTCGCGCGGTTGCGGGTGCAGGCGCAGGAATATGGTGCGCGCCTCGTAGAGGGCTGGGTCGATTCCATCGAGCGGCATCCTGGCGGGTTTGCCGTTCGCTACGCCGATCGTGTGATGATCACACGGCGCGTGATACTGGCGTGCGGGATCGAAGATGAGCTGCCCGATATGCCGGGCGTTCACAACGCCATTCGGCGCGGAATAGTCAGGCTCTGCTCGATTTGCGACGGGTATGAGGTAAGCGGCGAAAACGTCGCAGTGTACGGGGAAGCGGAAAACGCCATCAGCCACGCAGTGTTTCTGCGCACCTTTACCGATCGCGTGACGGTGATAGTGCATGGACAGGCGGATGCCTGTGAGCAGGCTTCATCTCTCGCCGCCCATTATGGCATCCGGGTGGTGCCCGATCACGTCGACGGCATGCAGCTGACCGAGGATGATCGTATCGAAGTGATTACCCGCAAGGGCGACCGCATCATCTTCGATATGGTTTACCCGAGCCTGGGCAGCCGGGTGCGTTCCACCCTGGCGCAGCAACTGGGCGCGCGCTGTGACCATGCCGGATCGCTGCTGGTGGACGATCATCAGCAGACATCGATCGAGGGGCTTTACGCCATCGGGGATCTGGTCAAGGGGCTCAAGCAGATGAGCGTAGCGACGGGTCATGCAGCGATTGCGGCGACAGCCGCGCACAACAGCCTCGAGGCCAATCCCTGGGGTGGGTCCCGCTGGGCGGAAGGTGGAACGGACTGA
- a CDS encoding DUF1328 domain-containing protein: MLKWAIIFLVIAIIAAVLGFGGIAGTATTIAQVLFVVFLVLFIVSFFMSRRGPRS, encoded by the coding sequence ATGCTGAAGTGGGCAATCATTTTCCTGGTTATAGCCATCATCGCTGCCGTGCTCGGTTTCGGCGGCATCGCCGGCACTGCGACGACCATCGCACAGGTGCTTTTCGTGGTATTCCTGGTGCTGTTCATCGTGTCGTTCTTCATGAGCCGACGCGGACCCCGATCCTGA
- a CDS encoding BON domain-containing protein: protein MNLKHSLVALAVAGALAVTAGAGAEDADLRQQLTEARQQGSVWTAIAVNRNLSPFRIDVDVSGDTAILTGTVDSEVDRELAEQVAREVDGINQVDNRLEVDQQSGRGDERDRGLGGRVDDATLTATIKSKLLWNRRTQGLDIKVRSENGVVTLSGQVDSEETRELAGRIAEDTDQAREIRNQLNVSDMAGSDFTGTAQNAAHSAGDALSDAWVTSKVKSSLLFSRNLSGTSISVDTQGGRVRLAGTVESDAEREQVIRTAEDIRGVTEVNAQDLTVRD, encoded by the coding sequence ATGAATCTCAAACATTCCCTCGTCGCCCTCGCCGTGGCCGGCGCCCTCGCGGTCACTGCGGGAGCTGGTGCCGAAGATGCCGATCTGCGCCAGCAACTGACCGAGGCCCGCCAGCAGGGATCCGTATGGACCGCCATTGCGGTAAACAGAAACCTGAGCCCGTTCCGGATAGACGTGGATGTCAGCGGCGATACCGCCATCCTCACCGGTACCGTTGATTCGGAGGTGGATCGGGAGCTGGCCGAGCAGGTCGCTCGGGAAGTCGATGGCATCAATCAGGTCGACAACCGTCTGGAGGTGGATCAGCAATCCGGACGTGGCGATGAGCGCGATCGCGGCCTGGGTGGACGCGTCGACGATGCCACCCTTACTGCAACGATCAAGTCGAAACTGCTCTGGAACCGCCGCACGCAGGGGCTGGACATCAAGGTCAGGAGTGAAAACGGTGTGGTCACGCTCAGTGGCCAGGTCGACTCGGAGGAAACCCGCGAGCTCGCCGGTCGCATCGCAGAAGATACCGATCAGGCGCGCGAAATCCGCAATCAGCTGAACGTCAGCGACATGGCCGGGTCAGATTTTACAGGTACTGCGCAGAACGCGGCACATTCCGCAGGGGACGCGCTGAGCGACGCCTGGGTGACCAGCAAGGTGAAGTCCAGCCTGCTGTTCAGCCGCAACCTGAGCGGCACCAGCATTTCGGTCGATACCCAGGGTGGCCGGGTGCGGCTTGCCGGAACGGTCGAGTCGGACGCGGAGAGGGAACAGGTGATCAGGACCGCGGAGGATATTCGCGGCGTGACCGAGGTGAATGCGCAGGACCTGACCGTACGCGACTGA